In one Micromonospora polyrhachis genomic region, the following are encoded:
- a CDS encoding NAD(P)/FAD-dependent oxidoreductase produces the protein MTKSRVVIVGAGFAGYHAARNLSRIARGRAEIVLLNPTDYFLYVPLLPEVAAGILQPTRLTIPLAGTLSGVRVVIGEADGVDLQQRRVSYRKPEGDSADLAYDRLVLAVGSVNKLLPIPGITEHAHGFRGLPEALYLHDHVVRQIELAEATDDAAQRDAHCTFVVVGAGYTGTEVAAHGQLFTDALAAQHPRLTTRPRWLLLDIADRVLPELDQRMSDTARRVLDGRGVDVRMGTTVKEATADGVRLSDGSYLATRSLIWCVGVRPDPLVASLGLRTEKGRLVVDEFLGVPGFPEVFACGDAAAVPDLTRPGEVTTMTAQHAERQGKLVAHNVAASFGQGKRRPYRHHDLGFVVDLGGTDAAANPLRWPLSGLPAKTVTRGYHLYAMPGNRARVGADWLLDATSSRQSVQLGLVPANAVPLESESPEIPVRSRA, from the coding sequence ATGACAAAATCACGCGTAGTGATCGTCGGGGCCGGCTTCGCCGGTTACCACGCGGCCCGGAACCTGTCCCGGATCGCCCGGGGCCGTGCCGAGATAGTGCTGCTCAACCCGACTGACTACTTCCTCTACGTGCCCCTGCTGCCCGAGGTGGCGGCGGGAATTCTGCAGCCCACCCGGCTGACGATTCCGCTGGCGGGCACGCTCAGTGGGGTACGGGTGGTCATCGGCGAGGCGGACGGGGTCGACCTGCAGCAGCGCCGAGTCAGTTACCGGAAGCCGGAGGGGGACAGCGCCGACCTGGCGTACGACCGGCTGGTCCTCGCGGTCGGCAGTGTGAACAAACTGCTGCCGATTCCGGGGATAACCGAGCACGCACACGGCTTCCGAGGGCTGCCGGAGGCGCTGTACCTGCACGACCACGTGGTTCGTCAGATCGAGTTGGCCGAGGCGACCGACGACGCGGCACAGCGGGACGCGCACTGCACCTTCGTGGTGGTCGGTGCCGGATACACCGGCACCGAGGTGGCCGCCCACGGACAACTGTTCACCGACGCGTTGGCCGCCCAGCATCCCCGGCTGACCACTCGACCCCGGTGGTTGCTGCTCGACATCGCCGACCGGGTGCTTCCCGAGCTGGACCAGCGGATGTCCGACACGGCGCGTCGGGTTCTGGACGGTCGGGGGGTCGACGTACGGATGGGCACCACGGTCAAGGAGGCCACCGCCGACGGGGTACGCCTCAGCGACGGCAGCTATCTCGCCACCCGGTCCCTGATCTGGTGTGTCGGCGTACGCCCCGATCCGCTGGTGGCCAGCCTCGGCCTGCGTACGGAGAAGGGGCGGCTGGTCGTCGACGAGTTCCTGGGGGTGCCCGGTTTTCCCGAGGTGTTCGCCTGTGGGGATGCCGCCGCCGTGCCGGATCTGACCCGCCCCGGGGAGGTCACCACGATGACCGCCCAGCACGCCGAGCGGCAGGGCAAGCTGGTGGCTCACAACGTGGCGGCCTCGTTCGGGCAGGGCAAGCGGCGGCCGTACCGCCACCATGATCTGGGGTTCGTGGTGGATCTGGGCGGCACCGATGCGGCGGCCAACCCGTTGCGGTGGCCGTTGTCCGGATTGCCCGCCAAGACGGTCACCCGGGGTTACCACCTCTACGCGATGCCGGGGAACCGGGCCCGGGTGGGGGCGGACTGGCTGCTCGACGCGACCTCGTCCCGGCAGAGCGTGCAACTGGGCTTGGTCCCCGCCAATGCGGTGCCGCTGGAGAGCGAGTCGCCCGAGATCCCGGTCCGCTCCCGCGCCTAG
- a CDS encoding winged helix-turn-helix transcriptional regulator: MSSQWGSRPRPGSRRPAGSRSDDAPPTLVCPTRQTLDRLADRWTVVLIGQLESGPMRFGQLRDAVAGISEKMLTQTLRGLERDGFVTRRSDAEISPQVEYRLTPLGHSVLEPLAAVRSWAQHHINDIERSRLAFEKD; the protein is encoded by the coding sequence ATGTCGTCACAGTGGGGGTCCCGGCCGCGGCCAGGCAGCCGCCGACCGGCCGGTAGCCGGTCCGATGATGCCCCGCCTACCCTGGTCTGCCCGACACGGCAGACGCTTGACCGGCTCGCCGATCGGTGGACGGTCGTGCTGATAGGGCAACTGGAGAGCGGGCCTATGCGGTTTGGACAATTGCGCGATGCGGTCGCTGGAATCAGTGAGAAGATGCTGACACAGACATTGCGCGGTCTGGAACGCGACGGTTTCGTCACCCGACGGTCGGACGCAGAAATATCGCCGCAGGTTGAGTACCGGCTTACACCGCTGGGTCACTCGGTACTGGAACCACTTGCCGCGGTGCGTTCCTGGGCGCAGCATCATATCAATGACATCGAGCGATCCCGCCTCGCCTTCGAAAAAGACTGA
- a CDS encoding MBL fold metallo-hydrolase, whose amino-acid sequence MAEPAPRSHVRFGATTVTYLPDGVVRTDPLAAFPGTTHADWDSYPDLLDTHGWLVVSVGSFLIRNDAGVTLVDLGLGEVHFEVPAAATYNGGQLLTNLRAEGLSPDDVDLVLFTHMHRDHVGWTSDGAGGLMFPNARHVVDQKEWNHWQSGSDPVGPDPKTVLTPLTPAVTFFTALPPTPGIQALPTPGHTPGHTSFLITDPTTDENLLILGDAIHTRAQLENLDWVFRSDYDTRLAAEHRTDLLHRRSGSELIIADSHFSGGVFGRSGVSR is encoded by the coding sequence ATGGCCGAACCCGCACCTCGCAGCCACGTCCGATTCGGCGCGACAACCGTCACCTACCTACCCGACGGTGTCGTGCGCACGGACCCGCTCGCAGCGTTTCCGGGCACGACACACGCCGACTGGGACTCGTACCCGGATCTGCTCGACACGCACGGGTGGCTGGTGGTCAGCGTGGGATCCTTCCTGATCCGCAACGACGCCGGCGTGACCCTGGTCGACCTCGGACTGGGCGAAGTGCATTTCGAGGTTCCCGCCGCGGCAACCTACAACGGTGGTCAACTGCTGACGAATCTGCGCGCAGAGGGGCTGTCGCCGGACGACGTCGACCTCGTCCTGTTCACCCACATGCACCGCGACCACGTCGGCTGGACCAGCGACGGGGCCGGCGGGTTGATGTTCCCGAATGCCCGTCACGTCGTCGACCAGAAGGAGTGGAATCACTGGCAGTCAGGCAGTGACCCGGTTGGGCCGGACCCCAAGACGGTCCTCACGCCGCTGACCCCGGCAGTCACGTTCTTCACCGCCCTGCCGCCTACACCCGGAATCCAGGCGCTACCGACACCCGGCCACACCCCGGGCCACACCAGCTTCCTCATCACCGATCCCACAACCGACGAAAATCTGCTCATCCTCGGCGACGCGATTCACACCCGCGCCCAACTCGAAAACCTTGATTGGGTGTTCCGATCCGACTACGACACACGCCTCGCGGCTGAGCACCGTACCGACCTGCTACACCGCCGCAGTGGAAGCGAGCTAATAATCGCGGACAGCCATTTCTCCGGTGGTGTCTTCGGCCGCTCAGGCGTCAGCAGATGA
- a CDS encoding DUF397 domain-containing protein, protein MNLNGARWRKSTRSGTSGGDCVYVRL, encoded by the coding sequence ATGAACCTGAATGGCGCTAGGTGGCGCAAGTCCACCCGCAGCGGCACCAGCGGCGGCGACTGTGTATATGTTCGGCTGTGA
- a CDS encoding sensor histidine kinase — protein MSCLSWRHLVVVCSMLGGLAFAAIGTLVSQPVLKGGPVEIALHGFGALAIVSGALVWLRSPAPRIGRLLLLLGTSYYLGDLRASSDQTRFAIGFCLAYLWTAMVGHIALALPSGRVTGIPARLLVVACYLGAVCTQVGRYVTEAPQPPWWWNVAPGPNTGWAKASSFVYILLALAVLLLLGRRWTSATMLRRRQATAMWIAAGVAGCAGIAAAIVAAFGAPTEVRVGILLVALTVDLVVIPLVVLARRIHQEVAQGRAARAMLDLERSQPLDPHPIRLQHALAEAMGDPTLTITYPTTGLPHSPVGIGPSPPGRAVTPIQRRGTLVALVEHDATLMEQHRVVEAAIGVAGLAIENAQLHAVQQEQTEELRRSRTRLSTAAYEERHRIQRDLHDGAQQQLYAVLLLLDVARHHLTGATPDATTAGVTVGQAHTVLHNAIATLRNLTQGIYPAELVTHGLIAAIEHLTDLSAVPVRVDVAAGRWPQHIELTAYFLVAEALANAYKHAGANRVDLTVRPDGSRLVVEIADDGRGGAAGHPGSGLSGLHDRVAAAGGTLTVTSPPGRGTRLRAVLPVEEPCG, from the coding sequence TTGTCCTGCCTGTCCTGGCGTCACCTCGTGGTGGTCTGCTCGATGCTCGGCGGCCTGGCCTTCGCCGCCATCGGGACGCTGGTGTCCCAGCCAGTGCTGAAGGGCGGTCCGGTCGAGATCGCGTTACACGGCTTCGGGGCGCTGGCGATCGTCAGCGGCGCACTGGTGTGGCTCCGCTCCCCCGCGCCCCGGATCGGTCGACTCCTGCTACTGCTGGGCACCTCCTACTATCTGGGGGATCTGCGGGCCAGTTCCGACCAGACCCGGTTCGCGATCGGCTTCTGCCTGGCCTACCTGTGGACCGCGATGGTCGGGCACATCGCCCTGGCCCTGCCGAGCGGACGGGTCACCGGCATCCCGGCCCGGCTGCTGGTGGTGGCCTGCTACCTAGGCGCGGTCTGCACCCAGGTCGGCCGCTACGTCACCGAGGCTCCCCAGCCACCGTGGTGGTGGAACGTCGCCCCCGGGCCAAACACCGGCTGGGCCAAGGCGAGCAGCTTCGTCTACATCCTGCTGGCCCTGGCCGTGCTGCTGTTGCTGGGCCGCCGGTGGACATCCGCGACGATGCTCCGCCGCCGGCAGGCCACCGCGATGTGGATCGCGGCCGGGGTGGCCGGGTGTGCCGGCATCGCCGCCGCGATCGTGGCCGCGTTCGGCGCACCGACCGAGGTCCGCGTGGGTATCCTGCTCGTCGCCCTGACGGTCGACCTGGTGGTCATCCCGCTGGTCGTACTGGCCCGCCGGATCCATCAGGAGGTAGCGCAGGGACGCGCGGCACGGGCCATGCTCGACCTCGAACGGAGCCAGCCGCTCGATCCACATCCGATCCGCCTGCAACACGCACTCGCCGAGGCGATGGGCGACCCGACGCTGACCATCACCTATCCGACCACGGGGCTGCCCCACTCCCCGGTCGGCATCGGCCCGTCGCCACCGGGCCGGGCCGTCACCCCGATCCAACGTCGGGGAACACTTGTCGCCCTGGTGGAACACGACGCGACGCTGATGGAACAGCATCGGGTGGTCGAGGCGGCCATCGGCGTCGCCGGCCTGGCCATCGAGAACGCCCAACTCCACGCCGTGCAGCAGGAGCAGACCGAGGAGCTACGCCGGTCCCGTACGCGACTGTCGACCGCCGCCTACGAGGAGCGGCACCGCATCCAGCGCGACCTGCACGACGGAGCCCAGCAGCAGTTGTACGCCGTACTGCTGCTGCTCGACGTGGCCCGGCACCACCTGACGGGGGCCACGCCGGACGCCACCACGGCCGGGGTCACCGTCGGTCAGGCCCACACGGTTCTCCACAACGCGATCGCGACGCTGCGGAACTTGACCCAGGGCATCTACCCGGCCGAACTCGTCACCCACGGTCTCATCGCCGCCATCGAACACCTGACCGACCTCTCCGCCGTGCCGGTACGCGTGGACGTGGCCGCCGGCCGGTGGCCACAACACATCGAGTTGACCGCGTACTTCCTCGTCGCCGAGGCGCTGGCCAACGCGTACAAGCACGCCGGGGCCAACCGGGTCGACCTGACGGTCCGGCCCGATGGCTCCCGGCTCGTCGTCGAGATCGCCGACGACGGCCGGGGTGGGGCTGCCGGCCACCCCGGCTCCGGGCTCAGCGGACTGCACGACCGCGTGGCGGCGGCTGGCGGCACGCTCACCGTGACCAGTCCACCCGGCCGGGGAACCCGGCTGCGGGCAGTGCTACCAGTGGAGGAACCGTGCGGGTAG
- a CDS encoding response regulator transcription factor, with the protein MRVGIIEDQPLLQDVLAAGLTGRGVTVVGRARDAAGALRFVAQTAPDVLLLDIRLPPSYSDEGLRIAEVVRERHPTVGLLVLSSYAEVSFAQRLLSMQDDSRAVGYLLKERVGDLDELVEAIRRIADGEVVIDRQLINRLLSRRRSTDPLERLSPHERRILALVAEGRSNLGIAQQMECRISTVEKHLTAITHKLGLGGIDEPARRGVNVRVLATLAFLRGAANEPASRPVGLH; encoded by the coding sequence GTGCGGGTAGGCATCATCGAGGATCAGCCCCTGCTCCAGGACGTCCTCGCCGCCGGACTGACCGGCCGGGGCGTCACCGTGGTCGGACGGGCCCGAGACGCGGCCGGGGCGCTCCGCTTCGTGGCGCAGACCGCACCGGACGTGCTGCTACTCGACATCCGGCTGCCGCCCAGCTATTCCGACGAGGGTCTACGCATCGCCGAGGTGGTACGGGAACGTCATCCCACGGTCGGTCTCCTCGTCCTGTCCTCGTACGCCGAGGTCTCCTTCGCCCAACGCCTGCTGAGCATGCAGGACGACTCCCGGGCGGTGGGCTACCTGCTGAAGGAGCGGGTTGGTGATCTGGACGAGCTGGTCGAGGCGATCCGCCGGATCGCCGACGGCGAGGTGGTCATCGACCGGCAACTGATCAACCGACTGCTGTCACGTCGGCGCAGCACCGACCCACTGGAGCGGCTCAGCCCGCACGAGCGTCGGATCCTGGCGCTGGTCGCCGAGGGCCGGTCCAACCTGGGAATCGCCCAGCAGATGGAGTGCCGGATCAGCACCGTCGAGAAACACCTCACCGCGATCACCCACAAGTTGGGCCTGGGTGGAATCGACGAACCGGCCCGCCGCGGTGTCAACGTACGGGTGCTCGCCACGCTCGCCTTTCTCCGTGGTGCCGCCAACGAGCCGGCGAGCCGGCCGGTCGGGCTGCACTGA
- a CDS encoding 4'-phosphopantetheinyl transferase family protein has protein sequence MIEQILPTTVVVVEAFEDEVGAQLFPQEEELVAKAVDKRRQEFTTVRACARRALIALGVPAGPILRGLRGAPLWPDGTVGSMTHCAGYRAAVVGRATEVVTVGIDAEPHEPLPDGVLDAISLPEERDALRRLAEARPDVHWDRLLFSAKESVYKAWFPLTQRWLGFEDAVLTMDSGADGFAARLLVPGPVVAGQTVSGFTGRWLVRDGLVCTAIAVPTR, from the coding sequence ATGATCGAGCAGATCCTGCCGACGACGGTGGTGGTCGTCGAGGCGTTCGAGGACGAGGTGGGAGCCCAGCTGTTTCCGCAGGAGGAGGAACTGGTGGCCAAGGCGGTCGACAAACGGCGCCAGGAGTTCACCACCGTCCGCGCCTGTGCCCGCCGGGCGTTGATCGCGCTCGGAGTGCCGGCCGGACCGATCCTGCGCGGCCTGCGCGGCGCTCCCCTGTGGCCGGACGGCACGGTCGGCAGCATGACCCACTGCGCCGGTTACCGGGCAGCCGTGGTGGGTCGCGCCACCGAGGTTGTGACCGTCGGTATCGACGCGGAGCCACACGAGCCGCTGCCGGACGGGGTGCTGGACGCTATCTCGCTGCCCGAGGAACGCGACGCGTTGCGGCGGCTGGCCGAGGCCCGGCCCGACGTGCACTGGGACCGGCTGCTGTTCAGCGCGAAGGAGTCCGTCTACAAGGCGTGGTTTCCGCTGACCCAGCGGTGGCTGGGCTTCGAGGACGCCGTGTTGACCATGGACTCAGGAGCGGATGGCTTCGCGGCCCGACTGCTCGTACCCGGCCCGGTGGTGGCCGGCCAGACCGTGTCGGGGTTCACCGGTCGATGGCTGGTGCGGGACGGACTGGTCTGTACCGCGATCGCGGTGCCGACCCGTTGA
- a CDS encoding metallophosphoesterase family protein, with translation MSGALLAISDLHVAYPENREIVERLRPRSPDDWLLVAGDVGELVADIEWALRLLSQRFARVVWAPGNHELWTPSRDPVQLRGEQRYQHLVELCRGLGVITPEDPYPVWRGPDGAAVTVAPLFVLYDYSFLPDGITTREEALARAYDEGVVCADEFLLHPDPYPSRAQWCRHRVTLTERRLAERDPTLPTVLVNHFPLVRHPTEVLRYPVFAQWCGTEHTADWHLRFDATAVVYGHLHIPRTTWQDGVRFEEVSVGYPREWRRRASAPGQLRQILPTHGA, from the coding sequence ATGAGCGGGGCACTGCTGGCCATCAGCGACCTGCACGTCGCCTATCCGGAGAATCGCGAGATCGTCGAACGACTGCGCCCCCGCTCACCCGACGACTGGTTGCTCGTGGCCGGGGATGTCGGCGAGCTGGTGGCCGACATCGAGTGGGCGTTACGGCTACTCAGCCAGCGGTTCGCCCGGGTGGTCTGGGCGCCGGGCAACCACGAGCTGTGGACCCCGTCGAGGGACCCGGTGCAGCTTCGGGGCGAGCAGCGCTACCAGCACCTGGTGGAACTCTGCCGCGGGCTGGGTGTAATCACACCGGAGGATCCGTACCCGGTGTGGCGAGGACCGGACGGTGCTGCCGTCACCGTGGCCCCGCTGTTCGTGCTCTACGACTACTCGTTCCTGCCCGACGGCATCACCACCAGGGAGGAGGCGCTGGCTCGGGCGTACGACGAGGGCGTGGTCTGTGCCGACGAGTTCCTGCTGCATCCGGACCCGTACCCGAGCCGTGCGCAGTGGTGTCGGCATCGGGTGACACTGACCGAACGGCGACTCGCGGAACGCGATCCCACCCTGCCGACCGTGCTGGTCAACCACTTCCCGCTGGTCCGCCATCCCACCGAGGTCCTGCGGTACCCGGTGTTCGCCCAGTGGTGCGGTACGGAACACACCGCTGACTGGCACCTGCGCTTCGACGCGACAGCGGTGGTGTACGGACATCTGCACATTCCCCGTACCACCTGGCAGGACGGGGTGCGCTTCGAGGAGGTCTCGGTGGGCTATCCACGGGAGTGGCGTCGACGGGCCAGCGCGCCAGGTCAACTCCGGCAGATCCTGCCGACCCACGGGGCGTGA
- a CDS encoding COG1470 family protein, translating to MTTVANLDPISVEVTPGEEAGCLLEIRNDGSIVESYVVEVVGDVAAWTTVEPSVVSVYPGTSERVSVHFRPPRSAQVPAGELPYALRVVPTEHPEDLTVPEGTVHVLPFVDTTAEIVPRTSKGRWGAQHEVAIDNRSNTPVQVALTATDPDDRLRFRTQPENLTINPGQAAFVKLRVKPRRMLWRGHPVTLPFQVVVTPDDAPPAALDAATVQPPILPNNLGRLLAALVVLLLLLTGLWFALLRPAVKTAAKEATQEQLAPIAQKANEANEKAQKAVEAAGPGGANGGAGRPTPTAAPSVAPTPPLPGVPPGAQAFARRLQTTTGTGASRTDQYTVPSRRTFVLTDIFLQNPQGDEGRLDLVVDGTVVLTVALNNFRDLDYHMVSPIEVPAGRVISMRVTCQRAGAPLAGTGGGGQCRDFALLSGYHRTVASSPTP from the coding sequence ATGACCACGGTTGCCAACCTGGACCCGATCTCCGTGGAGGTAACTCCGGGGGAAGAGGCCGGGTGCCTGCTGGAGATCCGCAACGACGGCTCCATCGTCGAGTCGTACGTGGTGGAGGTGGTCGGCGACGTCGCCGCGTGGACGACGGTCGAACCGTCCGTGGTCTCCGTCTACCCGGGTACCTCCGAGCGGGTGTCGGTCCACTTCCGGCCACCGCGCTCCGCCCAGGTGCCGGCCGGTGAGTTGCCGTACGCCCTGCGCGTGGTGCCCACGGAGCATCCGGAGGACCTGACCGTGCCGGAGGGGACGGTGCACGTCCTGCCCTTCGTGGACACCACGGCGGAGATCGTCCCGCGCACCTCGAAGGGGCGGTGGGGTGCCCAGCACGAGGTGGCGATCGACAACCGGAGCAACACCCCGGTCCAGGTTGCGCTCACCGCGACCGACCCTGACGACCGGTTGCGGTTCCGTACCCAGCCCGAAAACCTGACCATCAACCCCGGGCAGGCGGCGTTCGTCAAGTTGCGGGTCAAGCCGCGCCGGATGCTGTGGCGGGGACACCCGGTCACTCTCCCGTTCCAGGTGGTGGTGACCCCCGACGACGCACCCCCGGCGGCCCTGGACGCGGCCACCGTGCAGCCTCCGATCCTGCCGAACAACCTCGGTCGGCTACTGGCAGCGCTGGTTGTCCTGCTGCTGCTGTTGACCGGCCTGTGGTTCGCCCTGCTGCGGCCAGCGGTGAAGACGGCGGCCAAGGAGGCGACCCAGGAGCAGCTCGCGCCGATCGCGCAGAAGGCCAACGAGGCCAACGAGAAGGCGCAGAAGGCGGTCGAGGCCGCTGGTCCAGGTGGGGCCAACGGCGGCGCGGGCCGGCCGACTCCGACCGCCGCCCCCAGCGTCGCACCCACCCCACCGCTACCGGGCGTACCGCCCGGTGCCCAGGCGTTCGCCCGCCGGTTGCAGACCACGACGGGCACGGGGGCCAGCCGCACCGACCAGTACACGGTTCCGTCGCGGCGGACGTTCGTGCTCACCGACATCTTCCTGCAGAACCCGCAGGGCGACGAGGGGCGGCTCGACCTCGTTGTGGACGGCACCGTCGTGCTCACCGTGGCCCTGAACAACTTCCGGGACCTCGACTACCACATGGTCTCGCCCATCGAGGTTCCCGCCGGTCGGGTGATCAGCATGCGGGTCACCTGCCAACGGGCCGGTGCGCCACTGGCCGGCACCGGAGGCGGCGGGCAGTGTCGTGACTTCGCACTGTTGAGCGGCTACCACCGTACGGTCGCATCGAGCCCGACGCCCTGA
- a CDS encoding response regulator transcription factor, producing the protein MISRAGLVSQLRPRPEVLVLAEEELAQARVGIVMSDSIDDPTLQTLRVLRSRGVPALVLVVTQVDDAGLVAAVENGVAGLVRRAEANADRLVGVIHAAAAGDGSVPPDLLGRLLQQVGALQRNVLGPRGISFSGLADREVEVLRLVAEGLDTAEIAAKLSYSQRTIKNVLHDVTSRLHLRNRSHAVAYALRNGLI; encoded by the coding sequence ATGATTTCACGCGCCGGGCTGGTCAGCCAGTTACGACCCCGACCGGAGGTCCTGGTGCTCGCCGAGGAGGAACTGGCCCAAGCCCGGGTAGGCATCGTGATGAGCGACAGCATCGACGATCCGACGTTGCAGACCCTGCGCGTCCTGCGTTCCCGAGGGGTCCCCGCGCTGGTGCTGGTGGTCACACAGGTGGACGACGCGGGGCTGGTCGCGGCGGTGGAGAACGGGGTGGCCGGTCTGGTCCGTCGGGCCGAGGCGAACGCCGACCGGCTGGTCGGTGTCATACACGCCGCTGCGGCCGGGGACGGGTCGGTACCGCCGGACCTGCTCGGGCGGCTGCTGCAACAGGTCGGTGCCCTTCAGCGCAACGTGCTCGGCCCCCGGGGCATCTCCTTCTCCGGCCTCGCCGACCGGGAGGTCGAGGTGCTGCGACTGGTGGCCGAGGGATTGGACACCGCGGAGATAGCCGCCAAGCTGTCCTACTCGCAACGGACGATCAAGAACGTGCTGCACGACGTCACCAGCCGGCTACAC